One Diospyros lotus cultivar Yz01 chromosome 1, ASM1463336v1, whole genome shotgun sequence genomic window carries:
- the LOC127805570 gene encoding uncharacterized protein LOC127805570, whose amino-acid sequence MEQFLENMLTYVSQKEPTRHTTTALERYRHLRPPVFKGRIGDDPSSVEYWLEQTEKLLQHLQCSEEEKVRCATYILEEEAGRWWQSTERSMIRSQQEREEEDEDAPVYTWAGFKEEFNAKYFPKSWKEERIWEFMRLKQTDEMSVNQYDNRFTQLIKYMPVYETDESQKAQKFVLGLQVSLQQVLSGWDIDTYKEALHRALTIERNLTRVKIIKTEKGSKGSKSGNVTTQSKDDGKCPRCKKKHFGKKCIMKCYACGEEGHIGRNCPKIKGTPQVGYQGKVVCYNCRQPGHISRECPKRQKMEPPSGEASNVHLGRVYNLTCEDAEADPTVIKGTLFFSNIPVHALIDPGATHSFVSHASIESLKLEPRKLGYQMLIASPMGLTLEIAVGC is encoded by the coding sequence ATGGAGCAATTTTTAGAGAACATGCTGACATACGTGAGTCAAAAGGAGCCTACTCGGCACACGACCACGGCATTGGAGCGATACCGACACTTGAGACCCCCTGTGTTCAAAGGAAGGATTGGTGATGATCCTAGCTCAGTCGAGTATTGGCTTGAGCAGACAGAGAAACTACTTCAACACCTACAATGCAGTGAAGAGGAGAAAGTGAGGTGCGCAACTTATAttttggaagaagaagcaggtcgGTGGTGGCAATCTACCGAGCGTTCGATGATAAGATCTCAACAAGAacgcgaggaagaagatgaagatgcgcCAGTATATACTTGGGCAGGATTCAAGGAAGAGTTTAATGCCAAGTATTTTCCCAagagttggaaggaagaaagaatctgGGAGTTTATGAGACTCAAGCAGACTGACGAGATGTCTGTGAATCAATACGACAACCGATTCACTCAGCTGATTAAATACATGCCTGTGTACGAAACCGACGAAAGTCAGAAAGCACAGAAGTTTGTTTTAGGATTGCAAGTAAGTCTTCAACAAGTGTTAAGCGGATGGGACATTGACACTTACAAGGAAGCATTACATCGAGCTCTGACTATTGAAAGAAACCTGACAAGGGTGAAAATAATCAAGACTGAAAAAGGAAGCAAGGGCAGCAAGTCGGGAAATGTAACAACTCAATCTAAGGATGATGGGAAATGCCCTCGGTGTAAGAAGAAGCACTTTGGAAAAAAATGCATCATGAAATGTTATGCCTGCGGCGAGGAAGGCCACATTGGAAGAAATTGCCCGAAGATCAAAGGAACGCCCCAAGTTGGGTACCAGGGGAAAGTGGTGTGCTACAATTGTCGGCAACCGGGGCATATCTCGCGGGAGTGCCCAAAGAGACAAAAGATGGAACCGCCAAGCGGAGAAGCATCGAATGTTCATCTTGGCCGAGTGTACAATCTGACTTGTGAGGATGCTGAGGCCGATCCTACAGTAATTAAAGGTACACTGTTCTTTTCAAACATTCCAGTTCATGCTTTAATAGATCCGGGTGCTACGCATTCGTTTGTTTCGCATGCATCAATAGAAAGTCTAAAGCTGGAACCTAGGAAGTTAGGTTATCAAATGTTAATAGCTTCACCTATGGGTTTAACCCTAGAGATAGCAGTAGGATGTTAG